From one Streptomyces sp. NBC_01478 genomic stretch:
- a CDS encoding histidine phosphatase family protein, with product MGVILFVRHGKASLGAADYDVLSDTGRLQSELLGTELSRRDVTATRILTGRLNRQQQTARCTRLASKWSTSVEVDEAWNEFDHEFTEPFPAFTKRVDDASRTLAAEVGSGETVVVFTSAGVIGWVAASLLGGGEPQWSALHRVAVNSGVTKVVVGSRGSTLVTFNEHSHLPPQLVTYR from the coding sequence ATGGGCGTGATCCTCTTCGTCCGGCACGGCAAGGCATCGCTGGGCGCGGCCGACTACGACGTGCTCTCCGACACCGGCCGGCTCCAGTCCGAGCTGCTCGGGACGGAGCTCTCCCGACGCGATGTCACCGCGACCCGGATCCTGACCGGCCGTCTCAACCGCCAGCAACAGACGGCCCGTTGCACACGTCTCGCGTCGAAGTGGTCGACGTCGGTGGAAGTCGACGAGGCGTGGAACGAGTTCGACCACGAGTTCACGGAGCCGTTCCCCGCGTTCACGAAACGGGTCGACGACGCATCGCGCACGCTGGCCGCCGAGGTGGGCTCGGGGGAGACCGTTGTCGTCTTCACCAGCGCGGGGGTGATCGGGTGGGTCGCCGCGTCGCTGCTGGGCGGCGGCGAGCCGCAATGGTCCGCGCTGCACCGCGTGGCGGTCAACAGCGGGGTCACGAAAGTCGTCGTGGGCAGCCGGGGCAGCACGCTCGTCACCTTCAACGAGCACTCCCACCTGCCCCCTCAACTCGTCACCTACCGATAG